The Synergistaceae bacterium region GGCAAGCCGCCTGAGTCAGCCGGTCGTCGCTTATCTGAAGCGGTTCACGAGCAATCAACATCTCATAGACATGATCACACAGCACTTTTTCAAAGACACCCCCACATTTTTTGCACTGAGCTACTTTGGGCTATATCTCGATTACCGCTATCCCAAAGGCGGTACTGGCGTTCTGGCTGAGGCGGTGACTGATTTTATTATGCGTTCAGGCGGTGAATTTCTGACTGATACTACAGTGACCCGCGTGGATACAAATAACAAGCAGCTGTATACAGCAGGTGGAGAAAGTTACAACTACAAAAAGCTGGTTTGGGCGGCGGATCAAAAAACGTTTTATGCGGCTGTAGATGCGCATACACCACAAGCGGGCATCCAACGTGCTCTGGTTGATAAGGGTAGTGGTGGTGATTCCATACTCTCTGTATTTATGGGTGTCAATTTGGATAGGGAGTATTTTGCAGACCGATGCGGATCGCATGCGTTCTATACGCCATCAACGGTAGGCCTTACCTCGCTGACAGGCTGGACTGATGCTACGGCGACTGAAGACAAGCTAAATGAATGGATTGGGCAGTACCTGGAATGCACGACCTATGAGATCTCCTGCCCTGCTCTACGGGATGCTGCGCTTGCGCCGCAAGGGAAAACCGGCGTCATCGTAAGCACGCTGATGGATTACCGTCTTGTCAAGCATATATCGAATGCTGGTAAGTACGGTCAATTCAAAGAGTATTGTATGGGCAAAATAGCAGAGGTGCTCGAGTCATCCGTATTCCCCGGTATATTAGAAAAGGTTGAATTTGCGCTGTGCTCAACACCGATAACGATAGAGCGTGAAACTGGAAACTCCCACGGAGCCATTACGGGCTGGGCATTTACCAACGAAAAGATGCCCTCCGAGAGCCGGTTCAGGAGAATTGCGGAATCCATAGATACGCCGATTGAAGATGTCTACCAATGCGGGCAATGGACTTTTAGTCCATCCGGATTACCGGTATCCATATTGACCGGAAAACTTGCTGCGGATGCAATTCATAAGAAGATGAAAGGAAGCGGTTCATGACGTGCATTCTTGTCGAGTTAGCAATCGTATTGGTTGGACTGGCCGTCACTGCGATACTATTTCACCGTTTCCCGACGTTACCCGCTGCGGAAAGGGACACAGTAGCGAACTATCCGTCCGTTTCTGTGATCATACCGGCTCGCAACGAAGAAGTGAACTTACCTTTGCTGCTTTCGGATTTATATGCACAAACACTACCGATACACGAGATCATCTGTGTGGACGACAATTCAGAGGATTCCACTGCGCAAATCATTGCAGCCAGTGGTGCTAGGTTGATCGCCTTGAACACAAAGCCAAATGAATGGACGGGCAAGACGTGGGCTTGCCAAAACGGCGCAGATGCTGCCACGGGAGAGCTTCTGCTATTCCTTGACGCGGACGTGAGGCTGGGACCGAATGGTTTGCGATTATTGCTAGCGGCTTATCGGCAGGCGGGTTGCACGGTTTCCGTTCAGCCCTATCATAAGACAGAAAAGATGTATGAACAGCTTTCGATGATGTTCAATCTTGTTCAGATTGCCGCGAACGGAATTGGTCTGCCAGAACCATACA contains the following coding sequences:
- a CDS encoding NAD(P)/FAD-dependent oxidoreductase, whose amino-acid sequence is MNKEYDAIVVGGGLAGLTSAAYLCRYGYRTLLLEKSHKTGGLVNTFWHQGYAFDAGIRAFENSGILFPMLKSLGLELEFAPNPVSIGIGDRWTRLCGQESLKSYAKMLTKIFPENAPDIDKITLEIQKVMDYMDVLYGIDNLLFLDNMKDPKLLKTLLPWLLKYPVNIRKASRLSQPVVAYLKRFTSNQHLIDMITQHFFKDTPTFFALSYFGLYLDYRYPKGGTGVLAEAVTDFIMRSGGEFLTDTTVTRVDTNNKQLYTAGGESYNYKKLVWAADQKTFYAAVDAHTPQAGIQRALVDKGSGGDSILSVFMGVNLDREYFADRCGSHAFYTPSTVGLTSLTGWTDATATEDKLNEWIGQYLECTTYEISCPALRDAALAPQGKTGVIVSTLMDYRLVKHISNAGKYGQFKEYCMGKIAEVLESSVFPGILEKVEFALCSTPITIERETGNSHGAITGWAFTNEKMPSESRFRRIAESIDTPIEDVYQCGQWTFSPSGLPVSILTGKLAADAIHKKMKGSGS
- a CDS encoding glycosyltransferase translates to MTCILVELAIVLVGLAVTAILFHRFPTLPAAERDTVANYPSVSVIIPARNEEVNLPLLLSDLYAQTLPIHEIICVDDNSEDSTAQIIAASGARLIALNTKPNEWTGKTWACQNGADAATGELLLFLDADVRLGPNGLRLLLAAYRQAGCTVSVQPYHKTEKMYEQLSMMFNLVQIAANGIGLPEPYNLGLYGPIILISRREYEKVGGHESVKNNVVEDVALGLRLKNVGLPFRLYIGNHDVSFRMYANGQCLLGLACCVGVC